A single region of the Salvia splendens isolate huo1 chromosome 18, SspV2, whole genome shotgun sequence genome encodes:
- the LOC121777721 gene encoding potassium transporter 11-like, with product MASGVDFDGSEAKGEMWDLEQKLDQPMDEEAGRLKNMYREKKLSSLLLLRLAFQSLGVVYGDLGTSPLYVFYNTFPDGVDDTEDIIGALSLIIYSLTLIPLLKYVFIVCRATDNGQGGTFALYSLLCRHAKVRTIPNQHKTDEELTTYSRNTVHELSFAAKTKAWLEANAFRKTSLLMLVLVGTCMVIGDGILTPAISVLSASGGIRLDHPKMSNDVVVIVAVIILVGLFSMQHYGTDRVGWLFAPVVLLWFLFIGGIGIYNIYNYDSSVLKAFSPLYIYRYFRNGKKKDWTSLGGIMLSITGTEALFADLAHFPVSAVQLAFTIVVFPCLLLAYSGQAAYLMQNHDHVVDAFYRSIPESIYWPVFIIATLAAIVASQATISATFSIIKQAHALGCFPRVKVVHTSKTFLGQIYIPDMNWILMVLCIAVTAGFRDKSQIGNAYGTAVVVVMLVTTLLMTLIMLLVWHCHWLLVLLFTLLSLVVECTYFSAVLFKIDQGGWVPLVIAAAFLLIMYVWHYGTLKRYEFEMHSKVSLAWILGLGPSLGLVRVPGIGLVYTELASGVPHIFSHFITNLPAIHSVVVFVCVKYLPVYTVPEDERFLVKRIGPKSFHMFRCVARYGYKDLHKKDDDFENKLFANLFTFVRLEAMMDGCSDSDEYSLCGGTVQSRENGETSASNLDFTISSADSIVPAMHGNTSSGRESGQTEGDELEFMRSCRDAGVVHILGNTVVIARRESRFYKKIAIDYIYAFLRKICRENSVIFNVPHESLLNVGQVFFV from the exons ATGGCATCTGGTGTGGATTTTGATGGGAGTGAAGCAAAAGGGGAGATGTGGGATTTAGAGCAGAAGCTTGATCAGCCCATGGATGAGGAAGCTGGGAGGCTTAAAAATATGTATAGAGAAAAG AAATTATCGTCGCTTTTGCTCTTGAGGCTTGCGTTTCAGAGCCTTGGAGTGGTGTATGGCGACTTAGGAACGTCTCCTCTGTACGTGTTCTACAACACCTTTCCCGATGGAGTAGATGACACAGAGGACATTATAGGCGCCCTTTCGTTGATCATATACTCTCTCACGCTGATACCTCTCCTCAAGTATGTTTTCATCGTGTGCAGAGCAACCGACAATGGCCAAG GGGGAACTTTTGCTCTTTATTCTTTACTTTGTCGGCATGCTAAAGTCCGAACGATTCCCAATCAACACAAGACCGACGAGGAGCTGACAACTTATAGCCGAAACACGGTCCATGAGCTTTCGTTTGCTGCCAAGACAAAGGCGTGGCTGGAGGCAAACGCGTTTAGAAAAACTTCCCTTCTTATGCTAGTACTTGTCGGGACGTGCATGGTGATTGGTGACGGGATTCTCACCCCCGCTATATCCG TTCTTTCTGCTTCTGGAGGGATCAGGTTGGACCATCCAAAGATGAGCAATG ATGTTGTGGTGATTGTAGCCGTGATCATTTTGGTCGGATTGTTCAGTATGCAACATTATGGCACGGATAGAGTCGGCTGGCTCTTTGCTCCGGTTGTTTTGCTTTGGTTTCTGTTTATTGGAGGCATCGGCATCTACAACATATACAACTACGATAGCTCGGTTCTGAAAGCCTTTTCGCCTCTGTACATATATCGGTATTTCAGAAATGGAAAGAAGAAAGATTGGACGTCCCTTGGCGGGATCATGCTCAGTATCACAG GAACCGAAGCACTGTTTGCTGATCTTGCTCATTTTCCGGTTTCTGCTGTACAGCTTGCTTTTACCATCGTCGTTTTTCCTTGTCTCCTTTTAGCCTACTCGGGCCAAGCAGCATACCTCATGCAAAATCATGATCACGTTGTTGATGCATTTTATCGATCGATCCCAG AAAGTATATACTGGCCGGTTTTCATTATTGCGACGCTAGCAGCAATCGTTGCTAGCCAGGCCACTATATCTGCTACGTTTTCGATCATCAAGCAGGCTCACGCCCTTGGCTGTTTCCCGAGGGTCAAAGTTGTACATACGTCAAAGACGTTTCTCGGCCAGATTTATATCCCCGACATGAATTGGATTCTCATGGTTCTTTGCATTGCTGTCACTGCTGGATTCAGAGACAAGAGCCAAATTGGCAATGCATACG GTACGGCTGTCGTTGTGGTCATGCTCGTCACCACACTTCTCATGACTCTGATAATGTTGCTAGTGTGGCACTGCCACTGGCTCCTCGTCTTGTTGTTCACGTTGTTGTCTCTCGTGGTCGAGTGCACGTACTTCTCGGCCGTCCTTTTCAAGATTGACCAAGGCGGTTGGGTCCCGCTCGTGATAGCCGCCGCCTTCCTCCTCATCATGTACGTCTGGCACTACGGGACCCTGAAACGCTACGAGTTCGAGATGCATAGCAAGGTTTCTTTAGCTTGGATATTAGGTCTTGGCCCTAGCCTCGGCCTCGTCCGCGTCCCCGGGATCGGGCTCGTCTACACCGAGCTCGCCAGCGGCGTCCCTCACATCTTCTCCCACTTCATCACCAACCTCCCCGCCATCCACTCCGTCGTCGTCTTCGTCTGCGTCAAGTACCTCCCCGTCTACACGGTGCCCGAGGACGAGCGGTTCCTCGTGAAGCGGATCGGCCCGAAGAGCTTCCACATGTTCCGGTGCGTCGCGCGGTACGGGTACAAGGACCTCCACAAGAAGGACGACGACTTCGAGAACAAGCTCTTCGCAAACCTCTTCACGTTCGTGAGGCTCGAGGCCATGATGGACGGGTGCTCGGACTCGGACGAGTACAGCCTCTGCGGGGGGACCGTGCAGTCGAGGGAAAACGGCGAGACATCGGCGTCGAATCTAGACTTCACGATCTCATCGGCCGACTCCATCGTCCCCGCGATGCACGGGAACACGTCGTCTGGCCGGGAGAGCGGGCAGACGGAGGGGGACGAGCTCGAGTTTATGAGGAGCTGTAGGGATGCTGGGGTGGTACATATTCTGGGGAATACTGTAGTTATAGCAAGAAGGGAATCGAGGTTTTACAAGAAAATAGCTATTGATTATATATATGCATTTCTTAGGAAGATTTGCAGGGAGAATAGTGTGATTTTTAATGTGCCTCATGAGAGTCTCTTGAATGTTGGCCAGGTTTTCTTTGtgtga